The DNA window GGAGCCCCAGGACCCCCGCCGGTATGAAAGCGACGAGAACATTCAGCGCAAAGCGCTGGGCGGCTGGCCGCGAGGTAAGACCCCTTAGCACCGTTGCAAAGCGTGCTCTGTATTCCCAAACCACCGCGAGCATGGCGCCCGTTTGAATCGCCAGCTCAAAGACTTTGCCCTTGGCGTCGTTGAAGTCCAGCAACGCCCCGGCCAAGATCAAATGGCCCGTACTGGAGACGGGTAGAAATTCCGTGAGCCCTTCAACAATACCGAGGACGAGCGCTTTGAATAGGATAAGAAAATCCACGAAGGATGGGTCTGTGCCGGAGCTGAGGACTACGTATTTACGGCAGAGTTAGGCCTTTCGGTATATCTCAGCCCCGCTCTTGACAAACTCCACCGCCTTTTCTCGCATACCGGCTGTTAGTGCTTCCTTATCGCTGATGCCTTGCTTCTCCGCGTAGTCCCGCACGTCCTGGGTGATCTTCATGGAACAAAAGTGGGGGCCGCACATGGAGCAGAAGTGAGCGAGCTTGGCGCCGTGCTGGGGAAGCGTCTCGTCATGGAAATCCTTCGCCGTGTCCGGATCGAGCCCCAAGTTGAACTGATCTTCCCAGCGAAATTCGAAGCGCGCCTTGGACAGCGCGTTGTCGCGAATCTGGGCGCCTGGGTGGCCTTTGGCCAGGTCGGCGGCGTGGGCGGCAATCTTGTAGGCCATGATGCCATCCTTGACGTCCTTCTTGTTGGGCAAGCCCAGGTGCTCCTTGGGCGTGACATAGCACAACATGGCCGTGCCGTACCACCCGATCATCGCCGCGCCAATGGCGCTGGTGATGTGGTCGTAACCCGGGGCAATGTCCGTGGTGAGCGGGCCCAAGGTGTAGAACGGGGCTTCGTGGCAGTACTTGAGCTGGAGATCCATGTTCTCCTTGATCATGTGCATGGGCACATGGCCGGGCCCTTCGATCATCACCTGGCAATCGTGCTTCCATGCCACCTGGGTGAGTTCTCCCAGGGTTTTCAATTCCGAGAGCTGAGCCTCGTCATTGGCATCATAGATGGACCCGGGCCTTAGCCCGTCACCCAGCGAGAAGCTGACGTCGTAGGCCTTCATGATCTCGCAGATGTCCTCGAAATGCGTATAAAGAAAACTCTCCTTATGGTGGGCCAGGCACCACTTAGCCATGATGGAGCCGCCGCGCGAGACGATGCCCGTCATGCGTTTAGCGGTCATGGGTATGTAGGGCAGGCGCACGCCGGCGTGGATGGTGAAGTAGTCCACCCCTTGTTCGGCTTGTTCCACGAGCGTATCGCGGAAAATTTCCCAGGTGAGTTCCTCGGCCTTGCCGTCCACTTTCTCCAGGGCCTGGTAAATAGGCACGGTGCCGATGGGGACGGGCGCATTACGGATGATCCACTCGCGGGTTTCGTGGATGTGCTTTCCAGTGGAGAGGTCCATCACCGTATCGCCGCCCCAGCGGATCGCCCAGGTCATTTTCTCCACCTCCTCGCCGATGGAGGAGCCTAACGCGGAATTGCCGATATTGGCGTTGATTTTCACCAGGAAGTTGCGGCCGATGATCATCGGCTCGCTCTCTGGGTGGTTGATGTTGGCCGGAATGATGGCCCGGCCGCGGGCCACTTCGCTGCGCACGAACTCAGGTGTGATCTGCCGGGGCAGGTTGGCACCAAAACTTTCCCCTGGGTGTTGCTTCCCAATAAGCCCGGAGTAAAGGTCCAGGC is part of the Betaproteobacteria bacterium genome and encodes:
- the thiC gene encoding phosphomethylpyrimidine synthase ThiC, coding for MPANSQFLAATARADDAALQPFPKSQKIFVTGSRPDLRVPMREISQEDTPASMGKESNPPLYVYDTSGPYTDPSVKVDIRSGLAALRAPWIAERGDTEELAAPTSAFGRLRLSDPKLAELRFNLKRHPKRAMPDRNVTQMHYARTGVITQEMEFIALRENQRLDLYSGLIGKQHPGESFGANLPRQITPEFVRSEVARGRAIIPANINHPESEPMIIGRNFLVKINANIGNSALGSSIGEEVEKMTWAIRWGGDTVMDLSTGKHIHETREWIIRNAPVPIGTVPIYQALEKVDGKAEELTWEIFRDTLVEQAEQGVDYFTIHAGVRLPYIPMTAKRMTGIVSRGGSIMAKWCLAHHKESFLYTHFEDICEIMKAYDVSFSLGDGLRPGSIYDANDEAQLSELKTLGELTQVAWKHDCQVMIEGPGHVPMHMIKENMDLQLKYCHEAPFYTLGPLTTDIAPGYDHITSAIGAAMIGWYGTAMLCYVTPKEHLGLPNKKDVKDGIMAYKIAAHAADLAKGHPGAQIRDNALSKARFEFRWEDQFNLGLDPDTAKDFHDETLPQHGAKLAHFCSMCGPHFCSMKITQDVRDYAEKQGISDKEALTAGMREKAVEFVKSGAEIYRKA